One Castanea sativa cultivar Marrone di Chiusa Pesio chromosome 4, ASM4071231v1 DNA window includes the following coding sequences:
- the LOC142631810 gene encoding uncharacterized protein LOC142631810, translating into MMVAMAVPTNTITTASYCAIAKVLRSRGRALLLSSLSPSSVTLCNNHNQNNNNNNNGRLPSPLALSSFARGQSQWVPSFSFCTAAAADTDAATVGSNTNKNEEEEEKKKKDPEITIKEAAEMLDIRVGRVVKAWRHEEADSLYVEEVDVGEAEPRTICSGLVNFVPLHLLQDKKVVVLANLKPRNMRGVKSCGMLMAASDASHENVELLVPPEDSLPGERIWFGSEDEKENQPAAATPNQIQKKKIWELVQPHLKTDASCTAMLGLHVMRTSAGAVVSTSLKNANIS; encoded by the exons ATGATGGTAGCGATGGCAGTGCCAACGAATACAATAACAACAGCTTCTTATTGTGCAATTGCAAAGGTTTTGAGAAGCAGAGGCAGAGCGTTGTTGCTTTCGTCCTTATCACCATCATCAGTAACACTATGCAATAACcataaccaaaataataataataataataatggtcgTCTTCCATCGCCACTCGCCCTCTCCTCCTTTGCAAGAGGACAGTCACAGTGGGTGCCATCGTTTTCATTTTGCACGGCGGCGGCGGCCGATACTGATGCGGCGACGGTTGGTAGTAACACtaacaaaaatgaagaagaagaagagaagaagaagaaggatccggaaataacaataaaagaagCGGCGGAGATGCTGGACATAAGGGTTGGGCGTGTTGTTAAGGCGTGGAGGCATGAGGAGGCTGACTCTCTTTACGTCGAAGAGGTCGATGTTGGAGAAGCTGAACCCAGAACCATCTGTAGCGGCCTTGTCAATTTTGTTCCCCTTCACCTCCTTCAG GATAAAAAAGTAGTTGTTCTGGCTAATTTGAAGCCAAGGAACATGCGTGGTGTCAAGTCATGTGGGATGCTTATGGCTGCTTCTGATGCATCCCATGAGAATGTTGAGCTTCTAGTGCCTCCAGAGGATTCACTACCTGGTGAAAGAATTTGGTTTGGTTCAGAAGacgaaaaagaaaatcaacctGCTGCTGCCACACCCAACCAG ATTCAGAAGAAAAAGATTTGGGAATTAGTGCAGCCTCATCTTAAGACGGATGCTTCTTGCACTGCTATGCTTGGGTTGCATGTAATGCGGACATCTGCAGGTGCGGTCGTGTCCACATCTTTAAAGAATGCAAATATCTCATGA
- the LOC142633175 gene encoding putative methylenetetrahydrofolate reductase (NADH) produces the protein MKVIEKIREAGEDKVVFSFEFFPPKTEDAVDNLFERMERMVAHNPAFCDITWGAGGSTADLTLDIANRMQNMICVESMMHLTCTNMPVEKIDHALQTIKVNGLQNVLALRGDPPKGQDKFVQIQGGFACALDLVKHIRAQYGDYFGITVAGYPEAHPDAIGENGLATLEAYHKDLVYLKQKVDAGADVIITQLFYDTDIYLKFVNDCRQIGITCPIVPGIMPINNYKGFIRMTGFCKTKIPAEIMAALEPIKDNEEAVKAYGIHLGTEMCKKILAHGIKTVHLYTLNMEKSALAILMNLGLIEETKISRSLPWRRPTNVFRVKEDVRPIFWANRPKSYISRTIGWDQYPRGRWGDSCNPSYGALSDYQFMRPRARDKKLLEEWVTPLTNVDDIQEKFKKYCLGKLRSSPWSELDGLQPETRIINEQLGKIITKGFLTVNSQPAVNGEKSDSPSVGWGGPGGYVYQKAYVEFFCSREKLDALVDKSKAFPSLTYMAVNKEGNLISNVHQTAVNAVTWGVFPAKEIIQPTVVDPASFMVWKDEAFEIWSRGWASLFPEGDPSRKLLEEVQSSFYLVSLVDNDYIHGDLFAVFAEF, from the exons ATGAAGGTAATAGAGAAGATCCGGGAAGCAGGGGAAGATAAAGTGGTGTTCTCCTTCGAGTTCTTCCCTCCCAAAACTGAAGATGCAGTGGACAACCTGTTCGAGAGGATGGAGCGCATGGTGGCTCACAACCCTGCATTCTGCGACATCACTTGGGGAGCCGGTGGTTCCACCGCCGATCTCACTCTCGACATCGCCAACAGGATGCAGAACATGATCTGCGTCGAGTCCATGATGCATCTCACCTGCACCAACATGCCTGTTGAGAAGATCGATCACGCTCTTCAGACCATCAAGGTTAACGGTCTCCAGAACGTCCTCGCTCTCCGCGGCGATCCTCCTAAAGGCCAGGACAAGTTTGTTCAGATCCAGGGTGGCTTTGCTTGTGCTCTCGATCTC GTGAAACATATCAGAGCCCAATACGGTGACTACTTTGGCATTACCGTTGCTGGTTATCCAg AGGCACATCCCGATGCGATCGGAGAAAATGGGTTGGCTACACTCGAAGCTTATCACAAGGATCTTGTTTATCTCAAGCAGAAG GTGGATGCCGGAGCAGATGTAATCATCACACAATTGTTTTATGACACTGACATTTATCTCAAATTTGTGAATGATTGTCGCCAAATTGGAATTACTTGCCCCATTGTTCCTGGAATTATGCCTATTAATAACTACAAGGGCTTCATTCGCATGACTGGTTTTTGCAAAACTAAG ATACCTGCTGAAATTATGGCCGCCTTGGAGCCTATCAAGGACAATGAAGAAGCTGTCAAAGCCTATGGAATTCATCTTGGAACTGAAATGTGCAAGAAGATTTTAGCTCATGGGATCAAGACAGTGCATCTTTATACCCTAAACATGGAGAAGTCAGCATTAGCTATATTAATG AATCTTGGTCTGATTGAAGAGACCAAAATTTCAAGGTCCCTGCCTTGGAGACGCCCGACTAATGTTTTCCGTGTGAAGGAAGACGTTCGTCCAATTTTCTG GGCTAATCGTCCAAAGAGCTACATATCAAGGACTATAGGCTGGGACCAGTACCCACGTGGCCGGTGGGGTGATTCTTGCAATCCATCATATGGAGCATTAAGTGACTATCAG TTCATGCGGCCACGAGCACGTGACAAGAAACTTCTTGAAGAATGGGTTACACCCTTGAcaaatgttgatgatattcaGGAG AAATTTAAGAAATACTGCCTTGGAAAATTGAGAAGCAGTCCATGGTCAGAGTTAGATGGGCTTCAGCCAGAGACACGAATCATAAATGAGCAGCTGGGGAAGATTATTACAAAGGGATTCCTCACTGTCAATAGCCAACCGGCAGTCAATGGGGAAAAATCTGATTCCCCATCTGTTG GATGGGGTGGACCTGGAGGGTATGTTTATCAGAAGGCATATGTAGAGTTTTTCTGTTCCAGGGAAAAGTTGGATGCACTTGTTGACAAAAGCAAGGCTTTCCCATCTCTAACCTACATGGCTGTGAACAAAGAAGGGAATTTGATATCCAATGTCCACCAAACTGCTGTGAATGCTGTGACATGGGGAGTCTTCCCTGCAAAGGAGATAATCCAACCAACTGTTGTGGATCCTGCCAGCTTTATGGTGTGGAAGGATGAGGCCTTTGAAATCTGGTCAAGGGGGTGGGCTTCCTTGTTTCCAGAGGGTGATCCATCCAGAAAACTGCTTGAAGAG GTCCAGAGCAGCTTTTACTTGGTCAGCTTGGTGGATAATGATTACATCCATGGGGATCTTTTTGCTGTTTTTGCAGAATTCTGA
- the LOC142631764 gene encoding histone-lysine N-methyltransferase ASHH3-like isoform X3, which produces MPATKKIGNPVDFELPDWFNKWKPMPYTFIRRNIYLTKRIKRRLEDDGIFCSCSPSPGSSGVCGRDCHCGMLLSSCSSGCKCGSSCLNKPFQHRPVKKMKLVKTEKCGSGIVADEDIKHGEFVIEYVGEVIDDKTCEERLWNMKHRGETNFYLCEINRDMVIDATYKGNKSRYINHSCCPNTEMQKWIIDGETRIGIFATRDIKKGEHLTYDYQFVQFGADQDCHCGAAGCRRKLGVRPTKPKISSDAALKLVAYQVAVSSPKLKAILSGEDVYQNGGLHVGSSHVSEQQRTCSRNCIGEVIMITRPMNKRSFGIIKRFDKFSRKHSIMFEDGAIEFLDMTKEDWELVTL; this is translated from the exons ATGCCCGCTACAAAGAAG ATTGGGAATCCTGTTGATTTCGAACTTCCAGATTGGTTTAATAAGTGGAAGCCAATGCCATACACCTTTATAAGGCGAA ATATATACCTCACGAAGAGAATTAAAAGACGCCTTGAGGACGATGGAATATTCTGTTCCTGTAGCCCATCACCTGGATCTTCTGGCGTGTGTGGTAGAGATTGCCATTGTGG GATGCTTCTGTCTAGCTGTTCTTCTGGCTGTAAATGTGGGAGTTCATGCCTCAACAAACCATTTCAGCACCGACCTGTGAAGAAGATGAAACTGGTGAAG ACTGAAAAATGTGGCTCTGGAATTGTGGCGGATGAAGATATCAAGCACGGAGAATTTGTAATAGAGTATGTGGGAGAAG TTATTGATGACAAAACATGTGAGGAAAGGCTTTGGAATATGAAACACCGTGGAGAGACAAACTTTTACTTGTGTGAAATTAATCGAGATATGGTAATTGATGCCACATACAAGGGAAACAAGTCAAGATACATAAACCATAGCTGTTGTCCCAATACCGAGATGCAGAAATG GATAATTGATGGGGAAACAAGAATTGGCATATTTGCAACTCGTGACATAAAAAAGGGCGAGCATCTGACCTATGATTATCA GTTTGTTCAATTTGGTGCAGATCAAGATTGCCATTGTGGTGCTGCTGGCTGCAGGCGGAAGCTGGGGGTTAGACCTACCAAGCCTAAGATATCTTCGGATGCTGCATTAAAGCTGGTGGCATACCAGGTGGCTGTGTCATCTCCTAAACTGAAAGCAATTCTGTCTGGAGAAGAT GTTTATCAGAATGGAGGCTTACATGTAG GGAGTTCGCATGTTAGTGAGCAACAAAGAACATGCTCCCGTAATTGTATTGGTGaagttatcatgataactcgCCCCATGAACAAAAG GTCCTTTGGTATTATTAAACGTTTTGATAAATTTTCCAGAAAACACTCA ATCATGTTTGAAGATGGTGCTATTGAATTTCTTGACATGACCAAAGAAGATTGGGAACTTGTAACATTGTGA
- the LOC142631764 gene encoding histone-lysine N-methyltransferase ASHH3-like isoform X2 has product MPATKKTPEHNRVGNVFNNLLKQIGNPVDFELPDWFNKWKPMPYTFIRRNIYLTKRIKRRLEDDGIFCSCSPSPGSSGVCGRDCHCGMLLSSCSSGCKCGSSCLNKPFQHRPVKKMKLVKTEKCGSGIVADEDIKHGEFVIEYVGEVIDDKTCEERLWNMKHRGETNFYLCEINRDMVIDATYKGNKSRYINHSCCPNTEMQKWIIDGETRIGIFATRDIKKGEHLTYDYQFVQFGADQDCHCGAAGCRRKLGVRPTKPKISSDAALKLVAYQVAVSSPKLKAILSGEDVYQNGGLHVGSSHVSEQQRTCSRNCIGEVIMITRPMNKRSFGIIKRFDKFSRKHSIMFEDGAIEFLDMTKEDWELVTL; this is encoded by the exons ATGCCCGCTACAAAGAAG ACTCCTGAGCATAATCGTGTTGGGAATGTCTTTAACAACTTGCTGAAGCAGATTGGGAATCCTGTTGATTTCGAACTTCCAGATTGGTTTAATAAGTGGAAGCCAATGCCATACACCTTTATAAGGCGAA ATATATACCTCACGAAGAGAATTAAAAGACGCCTTGAGGACGATGGAATATTCTGTTCCTGTAGCCCATCACCTGGATCTTCTGGCGTGTGTGGTAGAGATTGCCATTGTGG GATGCTTCTGTCTAGCTGTTCTTCTGGCTGTAAATGTGGGAGTTCATGCCTCAACAAACCATTTCAGCACCGACCTGTGAAGAAGATGAAACTGGTGAAG ACTGAAAAATGTGGCTCTGGAATTGTGGCGGATGAAGATATCAAGCACGGAGAATTTGTAATAGAGTATGTGGGAGAAG TTATTGATGACAAAACATGTGAGGAAAGGCTTTGGAATATGAAACACCGTGGAGAGACAAACTTTTACTTGTGTGAAATTAATCGAGATATGGTAATTGATGCCACATACAAGGGAAACAAGTCAAGATACATAAACCATAGCTGTTGTCCCAATACCGAGATGCAGAAATG GATAATTGATGGGGAAACAAGAATTGGCATATTTGCAACTCGTGACATAAAAAAGGGCGAGCATCTGACCTATGATTATCA GTTTGTTCAATTTGGTGCAGATCAAGATTGCCATTGTGGTGCTGCTGGCTGCAGGCGGAAGCTGGGGGTTAGACCTACCAAGCCTAAGATATCTTCGGATGCTGCATTAAAGCTGGTGGCATACCAGGTGGCTGTGTCATCTCCTAAACTGAAAGCAATTCTGTCTGGAGAAGAT GTTTATCAGAATGGAGGCTTACATGTAG GGAGTTCGCATGTTAGTGAGCAACAAAGAACATGCTCCCGTAATTGTATTGGTGaagttatcatgataactcgCCCCATGAACAAAAG GTCCTTTGGTATTATTAAACGTTTTGATAAATTTTCCAGAAAACACTCA ATCATGTTTGAAGATGGTGCTATTGAATTTCTTGACATGACCAAAGAAGATTGGGAACTTGTAACATTGTGA
- the LOC142631764 gene encoding histone-lysine N-methyltransferase ASHH3-like isoform X1 — protein MFAEIFLTPEHNRVGNVFNNLLKQIGNPVDFELPDWFNKWKPMPYTFIRRNIYLTKRIKRRLEDDGIFCSCSPSPGSSGVCGRDCHCGMLLSSCSSGCKCGSSCLNKPFQHRPVKKMKLVKTEKCGSGIVADEDIKHGEFVIEYVGEVIDDKTCEERLWNMKHRGETNFYLCEINRDMVIDATYKGNKSRYINHSCCPNTEMQKWIIDGETRIGIFATRDIKKGEHLTYDYQFVQFGADQDCHCGAAGCRRKLGVRPTKPKISSDAALKLVAYQVAVSSPKLKAILSGEDVYQNGGLHVGSSHVSEQQRTCSRNCIGEVIMITRPMNKRSFGIIKRFDKFSRKHSIMFEDGAIEFLDMTKEDWELVTL, from the exons ATGTTTGCcgaaatttttttg ACTCCTGAGCATAATCGTGTTGGGAATGTCTTTAACAACTTGCTGAAGCAGATTGGGAATCCTGTTGATTTCGAACTTCCAGATTGGTTTAATAAGTGGAAGCCAATGCCATACACCTTTATAAGGCGAA ATATATACCTCACGAAGAGAATTAAAAGACGCCTTGAGGACGATGGAATATTCTGTTCCTGTAGCCCATCACCTGGATCTTCTGGCGTGTGTGGTAGAGATTGCCATTGTGG GATGCTTCTGTCTAGCTGTTCTTCTGGCTGTAAATGTGGGAGTTCATGCCTCAACAAACCATTTCAGCACCGACCTGTGAAGAAGATGAAACTGGTGAAG ACTGAAAAATGTGGCTCTGGAATTGTGGCGGATGAAGATATCAAGCACGGAGAATTTGTAATAGAGTATGTGGGAGAAG TTATTGATGACAAAACATGTGAGGAAAGGCTTTGGAATATGAAACACCGTGGAGAGACAAACTTTTACTTGTGTGAAATTAATCGAGATATGGTAATTGATGCCACATACAAGGGAAACAAGTCAAGATACATAAACCATAGCTGTTGTCCCAATACCGAGATGCAGAAATG GATAATTGATGGGGAAACAAGAATTGGCATATTTGCAACTCGTGACATAAAAAAGGGCGAGCATCTGACCTATGATTATCA GTTTGTTCAATTTGGTGCAGATCAAGATTGCCATTGTGGTGCTGCTGGCTGCAGGCGGAAGCTGGGGGTTAGACCTACCAAGCCTAAGATATCTTCGGATGCTGCATTAAAGCTGGTGGCATACCAGGTGGCTGTGTCATCTCCTAAACTGAAAGCAATTCTGTCTGGAGAAGAT GTTTATCAGAATGGAGGCTTACATGTAG GGAGTTCGCATGTTAGTGAGCAACAAAGAACATGCTCCCGTAATTGTATTGGTGaagttatcatgataactcgCCCCATGAACAAAAG GTCCTTTGGTATTATTAAACGTTTTGATAAATTTTCCAGAAAACACTCA ATCATGTTTGAAGATGGTGCTATTGAATTTCTTGACATGACCAAAGAAGATTGGGAACTTGTAACATTGTGA
- the LOC142631256 gene encoding F-box/kelch-repeat protein SKIP20-like, translating into MGQAESSAENYEKQQQQHQQKQLIPGLPDEIAMDCLVRVPHQFHSNMKLVCESWRTLIMHPSFYKERRRSGTAEHMVCLIQPLPIPIPSPPQNETQSSKKTPSPPQYGLSIYNATHQTWHRIMGPNANTGHIPMFCQCVPLPAFGKLMLLGGWDPKSLEPVTDVYVLDFIGGFKWKRAASMSVARSFFACGVVGDSMVYVAGGHDNQKNALQSAEVYDVNADEWRVLPPMAEERDECQGFTWEGDSRFWVLSGYSTEAQGLFRSDAECYDPKTGSWSIIEGVWPFPNVSPRGLTTTITISNQNQLWCFLGGQQFKQSRDNNEILWNVLKSVQLPDDINGTSLCVTAIGQGQNQCCINNHPQQQQRIFVMSSSGGRGVLSSSNCGECECECEGKGAYMLEREIKSKGGSNYKWNHVHTPVAFASFPYSASYIFI; encoded by the coding sequence atgggACAAGCAGAGAGTAGTGCCGAGAATTATGAGAAACAACAACAGCAGCATCAGCAAAAGCAGTTGATTCCAGGTCTGCCTGATGAGATAGCCATGGATTGTTTAGTGAGAGTGCCCCATCAATTTCATTCCAACATGAAATTAGTGTGCGAGAGTTGGAGAACCTTAATCATGCATCCTTCATTCTACAAAGAAAGACGCAGATCTGGCACAgcagagcatatggtatgcctcatccaacctcttccaattccaattccatCACCACCACAAAATGAGACACAGTCATCCAAGAAGACCCCAAGCCCACCTCAATATGGCTTGAGCATCTACAACGCCACACACCAGACTTGGCATCGGATAATGGGACCCAATGCAAACACCGGACATATCCCTATGTTCTGTCAGTGCGTGCCACTTCCAGCATTTGGGAAGCTCATGCTCTTAGGTGGTTGGGACCCCAAGAGCTTGGAACCAGTGACTGATGTGTATGTCCTGGACTTCATTGGTGGTTTCAAGTGGAAACGTGCAGCGTCCATGTCAGTGGCACGCTCTTTCTTCGCATGTGGAGTGGTAGGAGATTCAATGGTTTATGTGGCAGGGGGACATGACAATCAGAAGAATGCGCTGCAATCGGCAGAAGTGTATGATGTAAACGCAGATGAGTGGAGGGTGTTGCCACCTATGGCAGAGGAGAGGGACGAGTGTCAAGGGTTCACATGGGAAGGTGATTCCAGGTTCTGGGTCCTCAGTGGGTACAGCACTGAAGCCCAAGGACTATTTAGATCTGATGCCGAATGTTATGATCCCAAGACAGGATCTTGGTCCATAATTGAAGGGGTTTGGCCCTTTCCAAATGTTAGTCCAAGAGGCCTCACCACCACAATCACCATCAGCAACCAAAACCAATTGTGGTGCTTCTTGGGAGGACAGCAATTTAAGCAATCTAGGGACAACAATGAGATCCTGTGGAATGTGCTCAAGTCCGTTCAGCTTCCTGATGACATAAATGGAACATCACTATGTGTCACAGCTATTGGACAGGGTCAAAATCAATGTTGTATCAATAATCATCCTCAGCAGCAGCAGCGGATTTTCGTGATGAGTAGTAGTGGTGGCAGAGGAGTATTGTCATCATCAAATTGCGGAgaatgtgaatgtgaatgtgaaGGGAAGGGGGCATATATGTTGGAGAGGGAGATCAAAAGTAAAGGTGGTAGCAACTACAAATGGAATCATGTCCACACTCCTGTTGCATTTGCTAGCTTCCCATATTCGGCTTCGTACATTTTTATCTGA